Sequence from the Thioclava sp. GXIMD4216 genome:
CAGGCCACCCGCACCCTGAACCCCAAGGCCCGCATCGCGCGCGCCACGGCTCGCCCCATCGTGCCATGCCCCAGCACCGCCACAACAGACGCCGCAGGTGCCCGCAAGGGCAGCGGGGCCCAGCACCGCGCCTGCGCCTGCGCGGCCAGCGCGCCAAAGGACCGTTCGTGATGCAGCACCTCATGGGCCGCGAAACCGGCCATGAGATCGGCCTGATGCGGGTCGCGCACCCGCGCGATCTGCACGGGCGGGCGCGGGCCTTGCCCCTCAAGCCCCGGATGCGTCAGAAGCGCATCCACCCCCGCCCCGATCGACATCGCCAGATGCAGGTTCGGATAGGGCGCAAAGGCCGTGTCTTCGGGCAGCCAGCAGATCGCGAAGCGGATCGCGGACGGATCGGTCACCTCCTCGGGGCGGCAGAGCACGACATCGGCACCTTGCGCATGCAAGGCCGCGCCATACAGCGCCTCAAGGTCCAGAGTCTGGCTCAGATAGACGCCGTGAATGACCGTCTCGGGCATTGTCATGTTCCTTCTGTGCGGACTGTTTCGGCTTTTTGTTGCACAATCGTATAATTGATGCCAAGGAGAAACTCCCAACGCCTCTGCGAGTGTAGCATGACCCACTTCCCCCCAAGCGAGACGGGCATCAACGATCTGACGCGCCGGATCGATGACAAGGTGGCCGAGATCGCCCCGCATCTGGTCGCGCTGCGCCGCGACATCCACGCCCATCCGGAAATCGGCTTTGAAACGCAGCGGACGGCGGATCTGGTCGCGCATGAATTGCGGCAGATGGGGCTTGAGGTCACCACCGGTATCGGACGCACCGGCGTGATTGCCGAAATCACGGGGGCCCTGCCCGGCCCCTGCCTGATCCTGCGCGCCGATATGGATGCCCTGCCCATCGAGGAGCGCACGGATCTGCCCTTCGCCTCGCAGATACAGGGCGCGATGCATGCCTGCGGGCATGATATCCACACATCGGCCCTGCTGGGGGCGGCCTATGTGCTCAGAGATCTGACACAAGAGCTTGCCGGACGGGTGCGACTGGTGTTCCAGCCTGCCGAGGAAACCGTTGAAAGCGGTGCCGCCGCGATGATCGCAGACGGGGCTGCGGAGGGCGCCGATATGGCCATCGCCTTCCACAACCAGCCGGAACTCCCCGCAGGAGAGCTGCGCCTGATCCACGGCGCCAGCACCGCCTCGAGCGATGAATTCTGCGTGACGGTTCTCGGGTCTTCGGGCCATGCCGCGCGGCCACATCTTGCGCTGGACCCGATCGTGGCCTGCGCGCATATCATCACACAGTTGCAGACCATCGTGTCGCGCCGGATGGACCCCGCCGACCCGATGGTGCTGACCATCGGCCAGATCGCGGGCGGGTTCACCGAAAATATCATCCCCGATAGCTGTAGCTTCAAAGGCACGATCCGTTGCCGCTCGGCACAGACCCGCGACATGGCCGAGGAACGCTTCCGCCAGATCTGCACCGATACCGCCCGTGCGCTCGGGGTCCGGGCCGAGGTCACCTATCTGCGCGGTGCGCCTGCGTTGCAAAATGACAAAACGCTGGTCGACCGTGCCCTGACCAGCCTGAGCGCGCATTTCGGCACCGCTCCCCATACGCAGACGGGCACCGATTTCGGAGCCGAGGATTTTTCCTATTTCTCCGAACGTCTGCCCGCGCTGCAATTCCATGTCGGCTCGGGCCAGCCCGGTCGGGATGACCGCCTGCACAATTCGGATTACCAACCCGATGAAAGCGCCATCACGCTTTCGGCAAGAGCCCTCAGCCGGTTGGCCGCCGATTTCCTAAGCCCTGCGCGATAAGCGCGATTGGAGGACCCTTTCAATGACCACCATCACTCTCCTCGACGGCGGCATGAGCCGCGAATTGCAACATTGGGGGGCCGAACTGCGCCAACCCGAATGGTCGGCGGTCGCGCTGATCGAAACCCCCGAGATCGTGCAGGTCGCGCATGAGGCCTTCCTGAAAGCCGGTGCGCAGGTTATCACCACCAATAGCTATGCCGTCGTGCCTTTCCATCTGGGCGAAGAGCGCTTTGCCCGCGATGGGGCCGCTCTGGCAACCGATGCCGCCCGTCTGGCCCGCGCCGCCGCCGACAAATTCCCGGGCGCGCGCGTGGCAGGCAGCCTGCCGCCGCCCTGCGGCTCCTATATGCCCGAAGCTTTCGACGCGGCCATCGCCCGCCCGATCCTCGACATGCTGGTCGGCGCGATGCAGGACAAGGTCGATCTGTGGGTGGCCGAAACGCTTAGCAGCCTTGCCGAGGCCCGCTGTGCCGTCGCCGCCGCCAAATCCAGCGGCAAGCCGGTCTGGCTGTCCTTCACCCTGCATGACAGCGAAGGGGCACTGGACCAGCCTCCGGCCCTGCGCAGCGGTGAGAGTGTCGCGGAGGCTGCCCGTCTGGCGCAGGAACTGGGGGCCGAGGCGCTGCTGTTCAACTGCTCCATGCCCGAAGTCATGGAACCCGCCATCAAGGCCGCCCGTGCCGCCTTTGGCGACGCACAACTGCCGATCGGCATCTATGCCAATGCCTTTGAATCGCAAGATGATGACGGGGCCGCCAATGAAGTGCTCTCGCAGGTCCGCAAGGATCTGACGCCGGCGGGCTATCTGCAATGGGTCGATCAGTGGATCGCGGCAGGGGCCACGATGGTGGGCGGATGCTGCGGGATCGGCTCCGAGCATATCGCAGCGATTGCCGCGCATCTGGCGCAGAAAGCCTGAGCGGGCTCTGACGCACATCCCAACTGGCGCCCCGCAGGTTTTCCCTCGCGGGGCGTTTTCTGTTACGATGGCGCCGGTGGCCTGCCGGACGCCCCGCGGGGGGGCTATCAGGGCGGATCATCCCAAAGCCCGGCTCATCCCAAAACCCGGATCATCCCAGAGAATGCGCCGAAAGCCCGTAGATCTGTAGCCCGTCCTGCGGGCGCCGCATCACGCCATTGCGCATTTCGGTGACGGTATCGAAGACCCCAAGACCCGCCGATGCCAGAAAGGCCGCGAATTGCTCGCTTTCAACCGGCGTATCCAGACGGGCGAACTGGCCCTCCAGCGCTTGTAGGAACGGAGTTGCCAGCTGCATGGCGATGCGGTCATTTTCGGCCACAAGCGGCCCGATTACCACGCCCTTTCCGAAGTCGCGTTTGAGCGCATAGCCCACCACCCGACCCTCTCGCAGGGCCACCATCCCGTCGGAAAGCCTCACGAACATCTCCAGCATCGCATGACGATCGGCCCCGTAGGCATGGCTGTCAAGCGCGTGGATCTGCGCCAGATCGGCAGGCTCCAGCGGGCGCACCTCCAGCCCCGGCACAGCGGTGGGCGGCCGCATGGGCCGCACGATACCCTGATGCTGCCAGATCGTGCCCACCGGCACGAAACCGGCATATTCATAAAGACGGTAGGCTGCACGGGTGGCAGACAGCCGCAAGTCGCGGCCTTCACAATCGCGCATGATCCGCCGCAAGAGGCGCGCGCCTGCCCCGTAGCTTTGCAGACGCGGTGTGGTGATCATCATCCCGAACATGGCGTAATCCTCGCCCACCGGAAAATACATCGCCGACCCCAAGGGGCGCCCGATCCCGTCTATCGCCAGATAGCCCCGCCCGAGCGCCAGAAACACATCCAGATCCCGCGCGCGATGGGGCCAGAACACCGAGACCGTCAGTTCGTGCAGCGCCTGCCGGTGCGCGGGGGTCAGCGTGATGATATCGGCTTTATAGCTATCGATCTGAATGGAATTCTCGTCGGCCACATGTTGATGCGCCATGAAATCAATATACCGCGTTCTTGCCGCCTGAGGCATCGTTTCGGAACACGGACCAATCGTGGTATTGCGGCTCATGCACCCTTCCTCATCAATAGGTCGCGACCAGTCTAAACGACAAAACAAAGCCGTTTATACCGTATCTGCGCGCCAGTTGATAGATTCTGCTGGAGTGATGCTTTTTGTCGCGATGCCCTGCCCCCGACGGGACAGGGCCGGACAGCAGGGCGTGTAAAGGCGGTGGGGCCGTGCCCTAGAGGGTGAAGGCCGCGACGAAGGCCGCGACGGCTGCATCGCTATCCCCCTGCGCCCATGCCTCCAGCCCGACAGGCCCATGATAGCCCATCGCCTGCAAACCACGGGCGATGACCGGATAATTGATCTCGCCAGTGCCCGGCTCGCAACGACCGGGCGTGTCGGCCACCTGCAGCTCGCCGATCCAAGGCAGGGATTTCTCGCACCAGCGCAGCAGATCCCCCTCCCCGATCTGCGTATGATAGAGGTCGAGATTCATCCGCAGCTCGGGGCGGTCAATCGAAGACACAAGCGCCAGAACATCCCCCGTCGCCCCGAAAGGACAGCCCGGATGGTCCATTTGGTTGAGATTTTCCAAGGTAAAGACCACGCCCTCCTCGGCGGCCAGATCGCAGATCCGCTCGAGCGTGTCGCGAGCTTTCAGCCACATCGGCCCCGTGACCGTCTCGTGCCGCCAGATCGGCAAACCGCCCTCGCCCAGACCGGTGCCGTGCAGATTGAGCCGACGCACGCCAAGCCGCTTGCCCACCTTGATCGTCTCGCGGGCCGAGGCGAGGAGCAGATCCGCCCCCTCCGCATCGGCCAGCCGTCCTTCGAGATAGCCGTTCATGATCGTATAATCGGCCCCCACCGCTTCGAGCTTGGCCAGATCGTGATCGGGCCAGTTCCAAAGCCCCACGCCGAGACCTTGCTCGGTCAGGCGCGCGGCGCGCCATTCGATGGGTTTGTCGCGCCAGAGCATCTCGGCGCAGGCGGCAAGCTGGAAAGGCTGTGTCATCCTAGGGTCTCCAACAGGCATGAAATCGCAGGCTCAGGCCCCGACGGTCTCGGGGTGCGGGGACGGGACAAGATCGAATCCGACCTCTTTCGCGATCCGTTTGAGCGTATGCAACCCGAGGGTTTGATACAGGAGCGGATTGCGTTCATGGGGGTCTTGCTCTGCCTCGATCACGATCCAGCCGTCATAGCCGTTCTGCCGGAGGATCCGCAGAAGCGGCGCGAAATCGACCGCGCCCTCCTGATCGCCGGGTACGGTGAACGCCCCCGCCCGCACGCCTTGCAGGAAGGAGAGGTTTTCAGCACGCACCTTGGCCGTGATCTCGGGGCGGATATTCTTGGCATGGAAATGCGCGACGCGCTTGATATGGCGGGCCAGCACCAGTGCCGGATCGCCACCGCCGAAGGCGCAATGGCCCGCATCGAACAGCAGATGGGTTGCGGGACCAGTGGCGGCCATGAAAGCATCGATATCTGCGGGGCTTTCCACAACGGAGCCCATATGGTGATGGTAGGCCAGCGTCACGCCCTCGCCCGCCAGATAGGCCGCAAAAGCTTCCATCTTGGCACCGAACCCGGCCATTTCGACGGCGTTCAGCACGGGGCGGTCATTGACGGGTGTCAGAGGCTGTCCGTGGACGGTATTGGAGCATTCGCACACGATGCAGACCTTGCAGCCATTGTGTTTGAGTTTGGCCAGATGCCCCTGAACGGCTGCGATTTCCTCTTCCACCGAGCGGGTCAGGAGTTCGGTGGAATACCAGCCCGAGATGAAAACGAGCCCGTATTGCGCCAGCAGACTGCGCAGGGCTTCGGGGTCGTCCTGCGGCCAGCGGTGGCCGTTCTCGATCCCGTCGAAGCCGATCAGACGGCCCGCCTCTTCGAGGATGCGGGCGGTGGGAATATCCGCACCGATGGACTGGTCGTCATCATTGGCCCATGCGATGGGGTTGGTGCCGAATTTGATCATGGAACTCTCCTTTTACGGTTGCGGGCCGCGATTGGGGGCATCGAGCCCCCTGCACGCGGCGTCGGAGCCCCCCTGCGGGGGCCCTCCGGCGCGCATGTCAGTTGACGGTCTGCTGTCGGGTGATGTTGTCGATGTAACGCTGATAGGCGGCGGCACGGTTGGGGGCGTGGCCCGTGGCGGGAATGGCGACATCCCAGAACTGCCCGGCCTCGCCGGCCGTGGTCTCGATACCGGTGCCGGGGAAGTCTTTTGCCGTGGTCTCGATCACGATCACGGTCGGGAGATCGCGGGTGCGGGCCAGTACCAGCTGCGCCTCCAGGTCCTTGATATCTTTCGCCTTCACCGCATATGCGCCCATGGATGCCGCATGAGCCGCATAATCAATCCGCGGCTGGGCCTCGATGGTGCAATCGACATACATATTGTTGAACGGATTGCCGCCGCAGCCCAGCGTCTGCAGGCGGTTGATACAGCCATAGCCCGCATTGTCGGTCAGCACCACGGTGAAGGGGATACGCCGCATCACCGCTGTGGCCAGTTCCGAATTGGCCATCATATAGGAGCCGTCGCCCACAAAGCAGATCACCTCGCGGTCAGGATTGGCAAGTTTGAGCCCCATGCCGCCTGCGATCTCGTAGCCCATGCAGCTATAGCCATATTCCATGTGATAGCCGCCCTGCATTGGCTGCCAGAGCAGCTTGAGCGCGCCGGGCATGGTGCCGGCGGCGCACATCACGATGCTTTCGGGGGCGGCGCGCTGGACCGCACCGATGACTTCGGCATCAAGAGGGCGTTCGCCTGTCGCCCGCTCGTCGCTGCGGTCGCGGCAATGATGCGTCACAGCGCGCAGCCAATCCTCGCGCGCGCTCTGGTCGGCCTCCCCGGCGCGATACTCCCCAAGCCCTGCCGTAAGCGCCGCGAGCGCCACTTTGGCATCGGCCATCAGGGGCTCGGCCCCATGTTTCACCGCATCATAGGCCGCGACATTGATCGACAGACGCCTTGCCCCGGGATTGGCAAAAAGCGTGCGCGAGCCAGTGGTGAAATCCTGCAGCCGCGTGCCGATCCCGATCACCAGATCAGCGCGGCGCGAGGCGGCATTGGCGGCAGCCGAGCCATCGACACCGGAGGCGCCAAAATTCATCGGGTGGAATTGCGAGAGCGCCGACTTGCCCGCCTGCGTCTCGACGACGGGGATATTGTGGCGGGTGGCAAACTCGGCCAGCATGGCCTCGGCCCGGGAATAGATCACCCCGCCGCCTGCGACGATGACAGGGCTTCGTGCCGCGCGGATCATCGCAATGGCGTTTTCCAGCTCGCGCGCATCGGGCGCGGGGCGGCGGATATGCCAGGTTCTGGGGGTGAAGAATTCGGCCGGGTACTCATAGGGTTCCGATTGCACATCCTGACAGAAGGCCAGCGTGACGGGGCCACAGGAGGCCGGATCGGTCATTGTGGCCAGCGCGCGGGGGAGCGCTGTAAGCAGATGTTCGGGCCGCGTGATCCGGTCGTAATAGCGCGAAACGGGGCGCAGGCAGTCATTGGCCGAGAGCGTGCCATCCTCGAAGGCTTCGACCTGTTGCAGCACCGGATCGGGGCGGCGATTGGCGAAGACGTCACCGGGGATCAGCAGGATCGGCAGGCGGTTCACATGCGCAAGTGCTGCCGCCGTGACGAGATTGGTGGCCCCCGGCCCGATGGAGGAGGTCACCGCCATCGCGCGGCGGCGGGCCAGTCCCTTGCTATAGGCCAGCGCCGTATGGGCCATCGTCTGTTCATTCTGGCCGCGCCATGTCGGGAAATCTGCACCGATCTCCTCGAGCGCCTGCCCCAAGCCCGCGACATTGCCGTGGCCGAAGATCGCCCAGATCCCCTCGATATACCGCTCGCCCTCGGGCGTCAGCTGCACGCTGAGCCATTTTACCATCGCCTGTGCGGCGGTCATACGGATCGTGCCCATAGTCATCTTCCTTTGCTGTGCCCCCGTTCAAGGGGCCCCGTCTTCGGGTGGGGGTCGCGCGCGCCGCAGGGATTGACCCCGCGGCGCGCGCGCATCGGCGGCTTCGCCCCCGCTGGGGCGCGCCGGTGCTGTGGCTATTCGGCAGCAACAGCGGTCGCTGCCGCCCGCGCCTTGTCCCAGATATCTGCGAGACGGGCATAACGGGTGGCCATTTCGGCCACGGCCTCGTCATCCCCCATCCGTCCCGCCAACCAGTCACGCGCCACAGAGCCGAAGATCGTGCGGCCCACGGCAAAGCCCTTGACCAGCGGAAAGCCTGCGGCGATCTCGAAGCTTGCCGCCAGTTCGGCTTCGGGCGCATCCAGCCCCAGTACGACAATGCCACGGGTATGGCGGTCATATGCCTCGATGGCATCGCAGGCCTTAGCCCATCCGGCCTGCGATGCCAAAGGCTCCAGCTTCCACCAATCGGGATAGATCCCTTCGGCATAGAAGCGCCGGATCAGATGGGCCGTGGTGTCGTCATCGGTCGCGGCCACTTTCGACGGGATGATCTCGAGCAGGAATTCGAGGTTGTTCCGCCGCGCGGCCACATAGAGTTTACGGACCCGATCCAGTTGTCTGGCCCAGATGTCGGCATCATCCTCGGGGTGGCAGAAACACAGCACTTTCACCACATTCTCGCGCGCCCATTCCTTCAGCCCGCCACAATCGGGGCCAAGCTCGGGTTCAAGCTCCAGCGGACGCGAGCCGGGCCATTCGCAGGGACGCCCGATCCACAGGCCCGTGCCCGAGGCCGCATGCAACGCACGGCGACCGATACGGTTGTCGCACAGTATCCCGTAGCCCGAGCGGCCTTGCTGGACCTTCAGCGCGGCCTCAAGGCAAAGCTCTTTGAAAGCGCCCCCCTTCTTCAGCGTATAGCCCTCCATCTCTTCAAGCTGCATACGGTGGTCGAAGGCAAAGACCCGCATCTCCGAGAAATCACCGCCATGACTGCGATGGCGGTTGGTGGCCCAATGGATCTGCTCGAGATCGCGGTCATTGCGCAGATCGGGCTGTGTGACGCCGCGGCTCAGGAAGAAGTCGAGTTCTTCAAGCGAGGGATAGGCCGGCGTGCAGCCGTGGCGCGAGACAGCAAAGGCCCCGCAGGCATTGGCATATTCCAGCGCCTTGGGCCAGGTTTCGCCCTCCAGCCAGCCCTTGAGAAGCCCCGAGAAGAACCCGTCGCCCGCGCCCAGCACATTGAACACCTCAATCGGGAAGCCGGGGCCGGTCTGGCCCCCGTCTAGGCTGTCGGGGATCGCGCCTTCAAAGGCCGCAGCGCCCGCCGCCCCGCGTTTGCAGATCAGCGTGGCGTTCGACACCGCCCGCACAGCCTTGAGCGCCGCGATGGTGTCGGTCGTGCCGCCCGCGATGTGGAACTCTTCTTCCGTGCCCACGATCAGGTCGAAATAATGCAGGCTCTTCTGTAGCTTGGCGGTAACAGCGGCAGATTCCACAAAGCGGCTTTCGCCCTCGCCATGACCTGCCACCCCCCAGAGGTTCGGACGGTAATCGATATCGAGCGCCGTCTTTGCACCATACTGCCGCGCCAGCTTCAGCGCCTTCAGGGTCGCCGCTTCCGTTTTGGGGTTCGACAGATGGGTGCCCGTGGCCAGAACCGAGCGCGTCCGGGCAATCAGCCCCTCCTCGATATCCGCCTCGCACAGGGCCATATCGGCGCAATTCTCGCGGTAGAAGATCAGCGGGAACTGTTCCTCGTCACGGATGCCGAGGATGACCAGCGCCGTCAGACGCTCGGGATCGGTGCTCACCCCCTCGACATTCACCCCGTGGCGCATAAGCTCCTCTCGGATGAAGCGGCCCATATGCTCGTCGCCCACCCGCGTGATCAGCCCCGAGCGCAGCCCCAGACGCGCCGTGCCGCAAGCGATATTGGTCGGGCTGCCCCCGATATATTTCTCGAAAGACCCCATATCTTCCAGACGGCCCCCGATCTGAGAGCCATAAAGATCAACGCCCGCGCGACCGATCGTGATTACATCCAACGTCTTCATAAGTCCCTCCCTGCGATCCGGCCTCCTCCGGCGGATCACGTTTTTAGAGTTCAATCCATTGCCCGCCCGAGCGCGCCATTGCATGGATCACCGTCTCGATCTCGTGGCCACGGGCAAAATCCGGCCCGCATGCAGGGCCGCCCGCAATGGCCTGTAACAGGTCGCGCGCCTCGACCACTTTCTGTTCGTTAAAGCCGAAATTGTGACCCGCTGCGGGACAGAATGCGCCGAAATCGGGCTGATCCGGCCCTGTCAGGTGGCGGGTAAACCCCGCCTCACCACGCCTGTGCAGCCAGAATTCGTTCATATGTTCCTGATCGAACCGCAGGCTGCCAAGGCTGCCGTGGATCTCCCATGCCAGATGGCATTTGCGCCCCCGCGCCACGCGCGAGGTGGCAAACGAGCCCTGTGCCCCCGATGCAAAGCGCAACATCGCCATTGCGCTATCCTCGTTTTCCACCGGTGTCATGCCCGTGGCCGAGGGGCGTTCGGGGATCGCGATATGGGTCTGCGCGCAGAGCCCCGCAACCGGCCCCATCAGTGCGATCATCTGGCTGACCAGATGGCAACCAAGATCGCCCAACGCGCCCAGCCCCCCGTCTTGCAGCGTATGCCGCCAGGACCAGGGCAGATCGGGATCTGCCGCGTAATCCTCGTCATAGACGCCTCGGAAGCTGTAAAGCTGCCCCAGCGCGCCGTCCTCGACCAGCGCACGCATCGCCTGAAACGCCGGAGAACGCAGATAGTTATAGCCCAGCATCGTCACCAGATCGGGGCGGGAGGCGGCAGATGCGGCCATTTGCGCGGCCTCATTCAGCGTCAGCGCCATCGGCTTTTCCAGCCAGACATGCTTGCCCGCCTCCAGCGCGGCACAGGCCAGCGGCAGATGCAGGCCGTTCGGGACGGTGATCGACACCACATCCACCAACGGGTCCTCCATCACGCTCTGCCACGCCTCGCTGCTGCGGGCAAAGCCGAATTGCGGGGCCAAGGCGCGCGCCCTGTCGGGGACCGCATCACACAGCACTTCCAGCCGCGGGCGCGCACCGCCAAACACGGTGGCCACATTGTTCCACGCCATTGCGTGACATTTCCCCATGAAACCCGTGCCGATCAGGGCCACCCCCAACGGGGTTTCGGGCAGCATCGCCGTCATGACGGTCTCCGTTCTGCGCTGGATTTTCGGATGCCTCCGGGCAAAGCTGCCCGAAGGCCGTGGCCTAGATGGTGCCGCCAAGCGACCCTTCGAGGCTGGCCAGTTCCTGCCCGCCCGCCATCAGGTCCTGCAACTCGGCAGAGCTGATCTTGCCACGCTCCGCCGTGCCCAGTGTCTGGCCACGATTGAGCACGGTAAAACGATCCCCCACCGCCATGGCATGGCGCACATTATGCGAGATGAAGACCACCCCCACACCCTGCGCCCGCACACGGTCGATCGTGGCCAGCACATTGGAGGTCTGGCGCACCCCCAACGCCGAGGTCGGCTCGTCAAGGATCAGCACCTTCGCCCCGAAATAGACCGCGCGGGCAATCGCCACTGTCTGCCGCTCGCCGCCCGAAAGCGTGCCCACCGCCTGATCGGGGGCGCGCAGATTGATGCCCATCTTGCGCATCTCTTCCATCGTGATCTGGTTGGCGCTCTCGATATCGAGCCGCTTGAGAAGCCCCCGCCCCTTGGTCGGCTCGCGCCCCATGAAGAAATTGCGGGTGACCGACATCAGCGGGATCATCGCCAGATCCTGAAACACCGTGGCAATCCCCGCCTCCATCGCGTCACGCGGGCTGTTGAAGGACAGGGGCTTGTTGTCAAAGGTGATCGTGCCGGATGTGGGCCTGTGCACGCCCGACATGGTCTTGATAAAGGTCGACTTCCCCGCCCCGTTATCGCCCAGAAGGCAGTGACATTCTCCGGGGCGCACATTGAAGGTCACCCCGTTCAGTGCGATGACATTGCCGAAATGCTTGGTGATGTCTTTCATCTCGATGATCGGGGCCTGCGCCTCGGCCACGGAGCCATGATGGAACTTGCTATCCTGAAGGGTCATCTCAACGCTCCCCCGTCACACGTTTGCGGATCACATTGTTGAAGACCACAGCAATCAGCAGCATTGCGCCAAGGAACACCTGGAACCAGTCCTGATCGAAATTGGTATAGGTCAGGCCGATGGTCACCATGCCGAAGATGATCGCCCCGAAGAAAGCCCCGATCGCCGAGCCATAGCCCCCCGTCAGCAGACAGCCCCCGATCACGGCGGCAATGATCGCCTCGAATTCTTTCTGGAACCCGCGACGGGCATCGGTCGAGCCGGCATCGATCACGGTGATGATGGCCACAAGGCTTGCCGCCACAGCCGTCAGCATGAAAAGCGAGATCTTGACCTTGCGCACCGGAACGCCGGAATTCTTCGCGGCGTTGCTGTCGCCGCCCGTGGCAAAGATCCAGTTCCCGACAGGCGTGCGCAGCAGGATATAGGTTGCCACCAGCGCCAGCCCGATAAACCACAGCACCTCGACCGGAACGCCCGGCACTTTCGGTGCGCCGGATTTGAAACTGTCGATCAGGCCCGCTTTGGCAGCCCAGGCAAACAGGCCCTGAAAGGCATCGTCCGAAAAGACCGGGGTCAGGACATCCCCCTCGACCGCCTCACGCACACCGCGCAGCTGGGTCGAGCCGCCGGTAAACAGCTTCAGCCCCACCAGCGCCAGACCGCGCAGGATGAACAGCCCCGCCAGCGTCACGATGAAGGACGGCAGCCCCGTGCGCATCACGATGGCCCCATTCGCCGCCCCGATCGCTGCGGCAAATATCATGGTCAGCGGGATCGAGAAGATCAGCGGCAACCCCAGATTGACGGTGAAAACCCCGAAGATCATGCCCGCAAAGCCGACCATCGACCCGATGGACAGGTCGAATTCGCCGCCGATCATCAGCATGGCTGCGGCAATCCCCAAAATCCCGAGCTGGGCCGAGGGCGTGAGGAAGTTCATGATACCGGACAATGTGAACATCGTCCCATCGGCGGTCAGCAGGAAGAACAGCGTCACGAGGATCAGCCCCCCGATCGCGCCC
This genomic interval carries:
- a CDS encoding ABC transporter permease, translated to MPTDATIAADERIKSESFATKLMKRPELGAIGGLILVTLFFLLTADGTMFTLSGIMNFLTPSAQLGILGIAAAMLMIGGEFDLSIGSMVGFAGMIFGVFTVNLGLPLIFSIPLTMIFAAAIGAANGAIVMRTGLPSFIVTLAGLFILRGLALVGLKLFTGGSTQLRGVREAVEGDVLTPVFSDDAFQGLFAWAAKAGLIDSFKSGAPKVPGVPVEVLWFIGLALVATYILLRTPVGNWIFATGGDSNAAKNSGVPVRKVKISLFMLTAVAASLVAIITVIDAGSTDARRGFQKEFEAIIAAVIGGCLLTGGYGSAIGAFFGAIIFGMVTIGLTYTNFDQDWFQVFLGAMLLIAVVFNNVIRKRVTGER
- a CDS encoding ATP-binding cassette domain-containing protein — encoded protein: MTLQDSKFHHGSVAEAQAPIIEMKDITKHFGNVIALNGVTFNVRPGECHCLLGDNGAGKSTFIKTMSGVHRPTSGTITFDNKPLSFNSPRDAMEAGIATVFQDLAMIPLMSVTRNFFMGREPTKGRGLLKRLDIESANQITMEEMRKMGINLRAPDQAVGTLSGGERQTVAIARAVYFGAKVLILDEPTSALGVRQTSNVLATIDRVRAQGVGVVFISHNVRHAMAVGDRFTVLNRGQTLGTAERGKISSAELQDLMAGGQELASLEGSLGGTI
- the iolC gene encoding 5-dehydro-2-deoxygluconokinase gives rise to the protein MKTLDVITIGRAGVDLYGSQIGGRLEDMGSFEKYIGGSPTNIACGTARLGLRSGLITRVGDEHMGRFIREELMRHGVNVEGVSTDPERLTALVILGIRDEEQFPLIFYRENCADMALCEADIEEGLIARTRSVLATGTHLSNPKTEAATLKALKLARQYGAKTALDIDYRPNLWGVAGHGEGESRFVESAAVTAKLQKSLHYFDLIVGTEEEFHIAGGTTDTIAALKAVRAVSNATLICKRGAAGAAAFEGAIPDSLDGGQTGPGFPIEVFNVLGAGDGFFSGLLKGWLEGETWPKALEYANACGAFAVSRHGCTPAYPSLEELDFFLSRGVTQPDLRNDRDLEQIHWATNRHRSHGGDFSEMRVFAFDHRMQLEEMEGYTLKKGGAFKELCLEAALKVQQGRSGYGILCDNRIGRRALHAASGTGLWIGRPCEWPGSRPLELEPELGPDCGGLKEWARENVVKVLCFCHPEDDADIWARQLDRVRKLYVAARRNNLEFLLEIIPSKVAATDDDTTAHLIRRFYAEGIYPDWWKLEPLASQAGWAKACDAIEAYDRHTRGIVVLGLDAPEAELAASFEIAAGFPLVKGFAVGRTIFGSVARDWLAGRMGDDEAVAEMATRYARLADIWDKARAAATAVAAE
- a CDS encoding Gfo/Idh/MocA family oxidoreductase; protein product: MTAMLPETPLGVALIGTGFMGKCHAMAWNNVATVFGGARPRLEVLCDAVPDRARALAPQFGFARSSEAWQSVMEDPLVDVVSITVPNGLHLPLACAALEAGKHVWLEKPMALTLNEAAQMAASAASRPDLVTMLGYNYLRSPAFQAMRALVEDGALGQLYSFRGVYDEDYAADPDLPWSWRHTLQDGGLGALGDLGCHLVSQMIALMGPVAGLCAQTHIAIPERPSATGMTPVENEDSAMAMLRFASGAQGSFATSRVARGRKCHLAWEIHGSLGSLRFDQEHMNEFWLHRRGEAGFTRHLTGPDQPDFGAFCPAAGHNFGFNEQKVVEARDLLQAIAGGPACGPDFARGHEIETVIHAMARSGGQWIEL